Proteins encoded by one window of Streptomyces sp. NBC_01477:
- a CDS encoding STM4014 family protein, with protein MTGAARVRFAVVGNPDNRRVALFADAVRAAGLPTPRVLGWRDVLRGQFGFRPGEVVRIDSPGEDPQVDSLLRGPGDPTRVEGGARWYARFTAVVAELAGAAVGAGARLLDDPADIAVMFDKRRCHARLAAAGVPVPWAAGTPRSPVTGWDDLRARLAAARVPRAFVKPAHGSSASGVVALALGGAGRVKAVTSVETAPGGGLFNSLRVREYRAEREVAALIDALAPDGLHVERWLPKAALDGRVCDLRLVVVGGRATHAVARTSRHPMTNLHLGGSRGDLTRLRAAVAAAGGSWADAVAAAEGAAACFPGTLCVGVDVLPAADWRRFAVAEVNAFGDLLPRLTGLPASGAEGLDTYAAQVAAVLRGEAADAAA; from the coding sequence GTGACCGGCGCCGCCCGCGTGCGCTTCGCCGTGGTCGGCAACCCGGACAACCGCCGCGTGGCACTGTTCGCCGACGCCGTACGCGCCGCCGGGCTGCCCACGCCCCGGGTGCTGGGCTGGCGGGACGTCCTGCGCGGACAGTTCGGGTTCCGGCCGGGCGAGGTCGTACGGATCGACTCGCCCGGCGAGGACCCGCAGGTCGACTCGCTGCTGCGCGGCCCCGGCGACCCGACCCGGGTGGAGGGCGGCGCCCGGTGGTACGCGCGGTTCACCGCGGTGGTCGCCGAACTGGCCGGGGCCGCGGTGGGCGCCGGGGCGCGGCTGCTGGACGACCCGGCGGACATCGCCGTGATGTTCGACAAGCGGCGCTGCCACGCCCGGCTCGCCGCGGCCGGCGTCCCCGTGCCGTGGGCCGCCGGCACCCCGCGGTCGCCGGTGACCGGCTGGGACGACCTCAGGGCGCGGCTGGCCGCGGCACGGGTGCCGCGCGCCTTCGTCAAGCCCGCGCACGGCTCGTCGGCGTCGGGCGTGGTGGCACTGGCGCTCGGCGGCGCGGGCCGGGTGAAGGCGGTGACGTCGGTGGAGACCGCCCCCGGCGGAGGGCTGTTCAATTCGCTGCGGGTCCGCGAATACCGCGCGGAGCGGGAAGTGGCCGCGCTGATCGACGCCTTGGCCCCCGACGGGCTGCACGTCGAGCGCTGGCTGCCCAAGGCGGCGCTCGACGGCCGGGTGTGCGACCTGCGGCTGGTCGTGGTCGGCGGCAGGGCCACGCACGCGGTGGCCCGCACCAGCCGGCACCCCATGACCAACCTCCACCTCGGCGGCTCCCGGGGCGACTTGACCCGGCTGCGGGCCGCGGTGGCCGCCGCGGGCGGGAGCTGGGCCGACGCGGTGGCCGCCGCCGAGGGCGCCGCCGCGTGCTTCCCCGGCACCTTGTGCGTCGGGGTCGACGTGCTGCCCGCGGCGGACTGGCGCCGCTTCGCCGTCGCCGAGGTCAACGCCTTCGGCGACCTCCTCCCCCGCCTGACCGGCCTCCCGGCGAGCGGCGCGGAAGGCCTGGACACCTACGCCGCCCAGGTCGCGGCGGTCCTGCGCGGGGAGGCCGCCGATGCCGCGGCCTGA
- a CDS encoding STM4015 family protein — MSAVEHLKELHGLPVFDFPAQGEDASGLPEAGAVAWRLAVDPWGEGPQESYEQLWQRFLGAVEPAGVRAVVVGAWGEVYEDSSGAAIRLLVDAREQLTGLAAVFVGDLVMEESEISWITQSDVTPLLAAYPRLRELGVRGGTGLALTAVRHEHLRTLAIEAGGLPAGVVQAVAASDLPALEFLELWLGVDSYGGDATVADLAPILTGERLPALRHLGLRNSEIQDGIAAALAAAPIVARLKSLDLSLGVLTDEGAAALLAGQPLTHLSWLDLHHNFVGDDVAQRVRDALEPAGVEVDLDERGYEYEDDGDVHRYTAVGE, encoded by the coding sequence ATGTCCGCCGTAGAGCACTTGAAGGAACTGCACGGCCTGCCCGTCTTCGACTTTCCCGCGCAGGGGGAGGACGCGTCGGGGCTGCCGGAGGCCGGGGCGGTGGCGTGGCGGCTGGCCGTCGATCCGTGGGGGGAAGGTCCGCAGGAGTCGTACGAGCAGTTGTGGCAGCGCTTCCTCGGCGCGGTCGAGCCCGCCGGGGTGCGGGCGGTCGTCGTCGGCGCGTGGGGCGAGGTCTACGAGGACAGTTCCGGCGCGGCGATCCGGCTGCTGGTCGACGCGCGTGAGCAGTTGACCGGCCTGGCGGCGGTCTTCGTCGGCGACCTGGTGATGGAGGAGTCGGAGATCTCCTGGATCACCCAGAGCGATGTGACACCGCTGCTCGCCGCGTATCCGCGGTTGCGCGAGCTGGGTGTCAGGGGCGGCACCGGCCTGGCCCTCACCGCCGTACGGCACGAGCACCTGCGGACGCTGGCCATCGAGGCGGGCGGGCTGCCCGCGGGCGTGGTGCAGGCCGTCGCCGCGAGCGACCTGCCTGCGCTGGAGTTCCTGGAGCTGTGGCTCGGCGTGGACAGCTACGGGGGCGACGCGACCGTCGCCGACCTCGCCCCGATCCTCACCGGCGAACGCCTGCCCGCGCTGCGGCACCTGGGCCTGCGCAACAGCGAGATCCAGGACGGGATAGCCGCCGCGCTCGCCGCTGCGCCGATCGTGGCCCGGCTGAAGTCGCTCGACCTGTCGCTCGGCGTGCTCACCGACGAGGGCGCGGCGGCGCTGCTGGCCGGCCAGCCGCTCACCCACCTGTCCTGGCTCGACCTGCACCACAACTTCGTCGGCGACGACGTCGCCCAGCGGGTGCGGGACGCGCTGGAGCCGGCCGGCGTCGAGGTCGACCTCGACGAGCGCGGTTATGAGTACGAGGACGACGGGGACGTCCACCGCTACACCGCGGTGGGGGAGTGA
- a CDS encoding MFS transporter, with protein MSATAKAGLPDPRRWKALVFISLAQLMVVLDSTIVNIALPSAQHDLGISDANKQWVITAYALAFGGLLLFGGRIADLWGRKRTFVTGLTGFALASAIGGVAGNEAMLLGSRAAQGAFGALLAPAALSLLAVTFTDAKERAKAFGVFGAIAGGGGAVGLLLGGVLTEYLNWRWTFFANIPFAVIAALGAYFVIREPAEGRNRSPLDIPGVVLSTLGLVSLVYGFTRAETAGWSAASTIGLFVAAVVLLAAFGLVESKVRTPLLPMRVVTDRNRGGTYLSLGLAIIGLFGVFLFLTYYLQVVQGYSAIRTGFAFLPMVTAFVVGSTQIGARLVNRLPARALMAPGFALAAVAMLLLTRLGVGSSYPGVILPGLVLLGLGMGTAFMPAMSLATTGVQPRDAGVASAMVNTSQQVGGAIGTALLNTIAASATTGYLATHAAGAGGAKLLQARSLVHGYTHAIWWAVAIEAVAALIALTFVTAGRPSTVRVASSTDTDATSEPDQAPVPVVLH; from the coding sequence ATGTCCGCCACCGCCAAAGCGGGACTTCCCGATCCCCGCCGCTGGAAAGCGCTGGTCTTCATCTCCCTCGCCCAGTTGATGGTCGTGCTCGACTCGACCATCGTGAACATCGCGCTGCCGAGCGCACAGCACGACCTCGGCATCTCCGACGCGAACAAGCAGTGGGTCATCACGGCCTACGCCCTCGCCTTCGGCGGACTGCTGCTCTTCGGCGGCCGGATCGCCGACCTGTGGGGCCGGAAGCGCACCTTTGTCACCGGCCTGACCGGTTTCGCGCTCGCCTCCGCGATCGGCGGTGTCGCCGGCAACGAGGCGATGCTGCTCGGCTCGCGCGCCGCGCAGGGTGCCTTCGGCGCGCTGCTCGCGCCCGCGGCCCTGTCACTGCTCGCGGTGACCTTCACCGACGCCAAGGAGCGGGCCAAGGCCTTCGGCGTCTTCGGCGCCATCGCGGGCGGCGGCGGCGCGGTCGGGCTGCTGCTCGGCGGCGTACTGACCGAATACCTCAACTGGCGCTGGACCTTCTTCGCCAACATCCCCTTCGCGGTGATCGCCGCCCTGGGCGCGTACTTCGTGATCCGCGAGCCCGCGGAGGGCCGCAACCGGTCCCCGCTGGACATCCCCGGTGTGGTCCTGTCCACGCTCGGCCTGGTCTCGCTGGTCTACGGCTTCACGCGCGCCGAGACCGCCGGCTGGTCGGCCGCGTCCACGATCGGCCTGTTCGTCGCGGCCGTGGTACTGCTCGCCGCGTTCGGCCTGGTCGAGTCGAAGGTGCGCACCCCGCTGCTGCCGATGCGGGTGGTCACCGACCGCAACCGCGGTGGTACGTACCTCTCGCTTGGCCTGGCCATCATCGGCCTGTTCGGGGTCTTCCTCTTCCTGACCTACTACCTCCAGGTCGTCCAGGGCTACTCCGCGATCAGGACCGGCTTCGCCTTCCTGCCGATGGTCACCGCCTTCGTCGTGGGGTCCACGCAGATCGGCGCCCGGCTGGTCAACCGGCTGCCGGCCCGCGCCCTGATGGCGCCCGGCTTCGCCCTGGCCGCGGTCGCGATGCTGCTGCTGACCCGGCTCGGCGTCGGCTCGTCCTACCCGGGCGTGATCCTGCCGGGTCTGGTGCTGCTGGGCCTGGGCATGGGTACGGCCTTCATGCCGGCCATGTCGCTGGCCACCACCGGGGTGCAGCCGCGTGACGCGGGTGTCGCCTCCGCGATGGTCAACACCTCGCAGCAGGTCGGCGGCGCGATCGGCACGGCGCTGCTGAACACGATCGCCGCGTCGGCGACCACCGGCTACCTGGCCACCCACGCGGCGGGCGCCGGCGGCGCGAAGCTGCTCCAGGCCCGCAGCCTGGTGCACGGCTACACCCACGCGATCTGGTGGGCCGTCGCCATCGAGGCCGTCGCCGCGCTGATCGCCCTGACCTTCGTCACCGCCGGCCGCCCGAGCACGGTGAGGGTCGCCTCCAGCACGGACACGGACGCCACGTCGGAGCCCGACCAGGCACCCGTCCCGGTCGTCCTGCACTGA
- a CDS encoding TetR/AcrR family transcriptional regulator, with the protein MAEASDAARAADTTEPTAVRTHRTRADALRNRERIVAAARDAFVEYGPDAPLDEIARRAGIGNATLYRHFADRRALAHAVMLSVVTRTADRAAAEAAVAAAGGDPCAALGRFAHTAVDENIGALCGLLVNGDGSRSAQIGVQTARLETALDELMERARTDGRLRSDVTRNDLMVAISRLTRPLPGIDCTGLDLHRHLQLFLDGLRTPYPGYPEHAEYPAHPEQPVHSDQLDQLDHETGGATARTP; encoded by the coding sequence CTGGCCGAGGCATCCGACGCGGCCCGCGCGGCCGACACCACGGAGCCCACCGCGGTCCGGACGCACCGGACCCGCGCCGACGCCCTGCGCAACCGGGAGCGGATCGTCGCGGCGGCACGCGACGCCTTCGTCGAGTACGGCCCCGACGCCCCGCTCGACGAGATCGCCCGCCGCGCGGGCATCGGCAATGCCACGCTCTACCGGCACTTCGCCGACCGCCGGGCACTGGCGCACGCGGTCATGCTGTCCGTCGTCACCCGCACCGCGGACCGCGCGGCGGCCGAAGCCGCGGTGGCTGCCGCGGGCGGCGACCCGTGCGCCGCGCTCGGCCGCTTCGCGCACACCGCCGTGGACGAGAACATCGGCGCCCTGTGCGGACTGCTCGTCAACGGTGACGGCAGCCGCTCCGCGCAGATCGGCGTCCAGACCGCACGCCTCGAAACCGCGCTCGACGAGCTGATGGAACGGGCCAGGACGGACGGCCGGCTGCGGTCCGACGTGACCCGCAACGACCTGATGGTCGCCATCTCCCGGCTCACCCGCCCGCTGCCCGGCATCGACTGCACGGGCCTCGACCTCCACCGCCACCTGCAGCTCTTCCTCGACGGCCTCAGGACCCCGTACCCCGGATACCCCGAGCACGCCGAATACCCGGCGCACCCCGAGCAACCCGTTCACTCCGATCAACTCGATCAACTCGATCACGAAACGGGCGGCGCGACGGCGCGCACCCCGTAA
- a CDS encoding GNAT family N-acetyltransferase: MGSALGEILEAVAGGEFPPADGGTTVVGQPGVRDAGVIAFTAHSVVFTDEDPAWVRAQLAAADCDALAAAMNPRFLAALLERSGRRTDTVDLLTVAPPLSGEPPLPLREVEDPGHPRVVRALGRRDDVRVWAADGGLLVLGRGVAGRWEAAVEVEEDARHRGLGRALATAARHLVPGPVWAQQATGNARSIRAFQAAGFRPVGAESLHMLP; the protein is encoded by the coding sequence ATGGGGAGCGCGTTGGGGGAGATTCTGGAGGCCGTCGCTGGTGGGGAGTTCCCGCCGGCGGATGGCGGGACGACCGTGGTGGGGCAGCCGGGGGTGCGGGACGCCGGGGTGATCGCGTTCACGGCGCACTCGGTGGTCTTCACCGACGAGGATCCGGCGTGGGTGCGGGCGCAATTGGCCGCGGCGGACTGCGACGCGCTGGCCGCCGCGATGAATCCGCGGTTCCTGGCCGCGCTGCTCGAACGGTCGGGCCGGCGGACGGACACCGTCGACCTGCTGACCGTGGCGCCGCCGCTGAGCGGTGAACCGCCGCTGCCGCTGCGGGAGGTCGAGGATCCCGGGCACCCCCGGGTGGTCCGCGCGCTGGGGCGGCGCGACGACGTACGGGTGTGGGCCGCGGACGGCGGCCTGCTCGTGCTGGGCCGCGGGGTCGCCGGGCGCTGGGAGGCCGCCGTCGAGGTCGAGGAGGACGCCCGCCACCGCGGCCTCGGCCGCGCCCTGGCGACCGCCGCCCGCCACCTCGTGCCAGGACCCGTCTGGGCCCAGCAGGCCACCGGCAACGCCCGCAGCATCCGCGCCTTCCAGGCCGCGGGCTTCCGCCCGGTCGGCGCGGAGTCGCTGCACATGCTGCCGTAG
- a CDS encoding haloalkane dehalogenase, which translates to MPAIDVLDSTLHYEETGSGAPVVLLHGNPGTSRVWRNVAPGLGAGRILAPDLIGMGRSGKPDIPYSFADHARYLDAWFDALGLDRVVLVGHDWGGALAFDWAARHPGRVAGIAFFETIVRPLSGDDLTPQARERTRLMRTPGRGEEMIAGDNPLVRTAYTGGVRTPLPEAELAAYLAPYPTVDSRRPLLAWARQMPVDGEPAEVVARVESYGTWLATSPDVPKLLLTFTDSPTLLMAAPVVTWCTTHIAALTTAVCGPAGHHAAEDRPTEIAAAIARWADAHALR; encoded by the coding sequence GTGCCCGCGATCGACGTACTCGACTCGACGCTCCACTACGAGGAGACCGGCAGCGGCGCGCCCGTCGTCCTGCTGCACGGCAACCCCGGCACATCCCGCGTGTGGCGCAATGTCGCCCCCGGGCTCGGCGCCGGCCGCATCCTCGCGCCCGACCTCATCGGCATGGGCCGCTCGGGCAAACCCGACATCCCGTACTCCTTCGCCGACCACGCCCGCTACCTCGACGCCTGGTTCGACGCACTCGGCCTCGACCGGGTGGTCCTGGTCGGCCACGACTGGGGCGGGGCGCTGGCCTTCGACTGGGCCGCCCGGCACCCCGGCCGGGTCGCGGGCATCGCCTTCTTCGAGACCATCGTCAGGCCGCTGAGCGGCGACGACCTCACCCCCCAGGCCCGCGAGCGCACCCGGCTGATGCGCACTCCCGGCCGCGGCGAGGAGATGATCGCCGGCGACAACCCGCTGGTGCGGACCGCCTACACCGGCGGTGTCCGCACCCCGCTGCCCGAGGCCGAACTCGCCGCGTACCTCGCCCCCTACCCCACGGTGGACAGCCGCCGCCCGCTGCTGGCCTGGGCCCGCCAGATGCCGGTCGACGGCGAGCCCGCCGAGGTCGTCGCCCGCGTCGAGTCCTACGGGACCTGGCTGGCCACCTCCCCCGACGTCCCCAAACTCCTCCTCACCTTCACCGACTCCCCCACCCTCCTGATGGCCGCCCCCGTCGTGACCTGGTGCACCACCCACATCGCCGCCCTCACCACCGCCGTCTGCGGCCCGGCCGGCCACCACGCGGCCGAGGACCGCCCCACCGAGATCGCGGCGGCGATCGCACGATGGGCCGACGCCCATGCGCTGCGCTGA
- a CDS encoding MarR family winged helix-turn-helix transcriptional regulator, which produces MTDAPRPTPGRLSTLPSRLLAQATVHSERLVGEGLAAVGARKWHYAVLAALQEYGPASQAELSRRARIYRSDMVAVLNELADGGYVERAPDRADRRRNVITITAQGRRRLDTLDGLIATLQGELLAPLSAAERDELVRLLTVLAAHHGDGM; this is translated from the coding sequence ATGACCGACGCCCCCCGCCCCACCCCCGGCCGGCTGAGCACCCTGCCGAGCCGGCTGCTCGCGCAGGCCACCGTGCACAGCGAGCGGCTGGTCGGCGAGGGTCTGGCGGCGGTCGGCGCCCGCAAGTGGCATTACGCGGTGCTCGCCGCGTTGCAGGAGTACGGCCCGGCCAGCCAGGCGGAGTTGAGCCGGCGCGCCAGGATCTACCGCAGCGACATGGTCGCGGTGCTCAACGAACTCGCCGACGGCGGCTACGTCGAGCGCGCCCCCGACCGCGCGGACCGGCGGCGCAACGTCATCACGATCACCGCTCAGGGCCGCCGCAGGCTCGACACGCTCGATGGCCTGATCGCGACCCTCCAGGGCGAGTTGCTCGCTCCGCTCAGCGCGGCCGAGCGCGACGAGCTCGTCCGGCTGCTGACCGTGCTGGCCGCCCACCACGGCGACGGCATGTGA
- a CDS encoding choice-of-anchor D domain-containing protein, with translation MFRTPPFSRGRRRPHPQDGRGRGTGLRRAVAVVGSTALLTTGGVLALSAAPAYAAATGGNGASLPYVEVQAENSATNGSQIGPSWAAGQLGDEASYRKAVTLSGSGKYVTFTTPVATNSIDFRYSIPDGSGGSVYTAPLSFAINGAAQPDFTLTNAYSWYYGSYPFTNQPGSNPHHFYDEVHRLLPQTYPAGTTFTLQTGGSSAVTTIDFADFEQVGAALPQPSGSVSVTSKGADATGGSDSTAAFNAAISAAGSGGTVWIPPGTFKIPGHIIVNNVTVAGAGMWYSTVTGAAPGFYGGYQPSPSSNVHLQNFAIFGDVQERDDSAQVNGIGGALSNSTVSSVWIDHMKVGAWMDGPMDKLTFTGMRIRDTTADGINFHGGVTNSTVTNSEIRNTGDDGIATWADSALGADANDTISNNTVETQILANGIAIYGGHDNTVSGNLVQDTGLAQGGGIHVGQRFTSTPVGTTNITNNTIIRAGGLDPNWQFGVGALWFDGSQGSITGPINVTNALIEQSPYEAVQWVEGTVSGVNLNNVTIAGTGTFALQEQTGGAAKFTNVTATGVGASTPVYSCEGGNFVVTDGGGNSGISGTPLCGGFPAPVFPPYPASGVTATPGALNFGSVATGATSGVQTVTVSNPTGAAAAVSALSASGDFTQTNTCGTSVPANGSCTVSVTFKPTANGDRTGTLTVTAGGNTSTVTLTGTGIAPGPVLNTNPANLSFGGTVVGSTAAPQTVTVTNSGTTAATVSAVAATGDFTQTNNCGALAVGSSCAVTVTFKPTAGGTRNGTLTVTSNANNSPTTVALSGAGIDSSTDIAAGRPATASSTNGTFVAGNVTDADASTYWESAGGAFPQWVQVDLGQNYSVGKATLKLPPSTAWATRTETLSVQGSTDGNTFSTLAPSSVQTFDPSANNNTVTVTFPAATARYVRINVTANSGWSAAQLSGLQVYPSGGSGNPSSATLAVTPSSLTFAAQAPGTTSGAQNVTVTNTGTAAASISSVAASGDFAQTNTCGSSLAANASCTVAVKFTPTASGTRTGTLTINSNASNNPTTVALTGTGTGTVSTNLAAGRPTTESSHTDVYPSSNLTDGNQASYWESANNAFPQWVQVDLGSAQSVSKVVLQLPAGWGSRNETLSVTGSTNNSTFSTLKSSASYAFTPGANNTVTITFPATTQRYIRVTVTANDGWPAGQLSEVQVWNS, from the coding sequence ATGTTCCGCACACCCCCCTTCTCCCGAGGCCGCAGACGGCCACATCCGCAGGACGGCCGAGGCCGGGGCACCGGCCTGAGACGAGCCGTCGCCGTCGTCGGCAGCACCGCGCTGCTGACCACCGGTGGCGTGCTCGCCCTGAGCGCGGCCCCCGCTTACGCCGCCGCCACGGGCGGCAACGGTGCGAGCCTGCCCTACGTCGAGGTGCAGGCTGAGAACTCCGCCACCAACGGCAGCCAGATCGGACCGAGTTGGGCCGCGGGCCAGCTCGGGGACGAGGCGTCGTACCGCAAGGCGGTGACCTTGTCGGGCAGCGGCAAGTACGTCACCTTCACCACCCCGGTGGCGACCAACTCGATCGACTTCCGCTACAGCATTCCCGACGGTTCCGGCGGCTCGGTCTATACCGCCCCGCTGTCCTTCGCCATCAACGGCGCCGCGCAGCCCGACTTCACGCTGACCAACGCCTACAGCTGGTACTACGGCAGCTACCCGTTCACCAACCAGCCCGGCAGCAACCCGCACCACTTCTACGACGAGGTCCACCGGCTGCTTCCGCAGACCTATCCGGCCGGCACCACCTTCACCCTCCAGACCGGCGGCAGCAGCGCCGTCACCACCATCGACTTCGCCGACTTCGAGCAGGTCGGCGCGGCCCTCCCGCAGCCCTCCGGCTCGGTGTCGGTCACCAGCAAGGGCGCCGACGCGACCGGCGGCAGCGACTCGACCGCGGCCTTCAACGCGGCGATCAGCGCGGCCGGTTCCGGCGGCACGGTGTGGATCCCGCCGGGCACGTTCAAGATCCCCGGCCACATCATCGTCAACAACGTCACCGTCGCCGGCGCCGGCATGTGGTACTCGACGGTCACCGGTGCCGCGCCCGGCTTCTACGGCGGCTACCAGCCCTCGCCGAGCAGCAACGTGCACCTGCAGAACTTCGCGATCTTCGGCGATGTGCAGGAGCGCGACGACAGCGCGCAGGTCAACGGCATCGGCGGCGCGCTCAGCAATTCCACGGTCTCCAGCGTGTGGATCGACCACATGAAGGTCGGCGCCTGGATGGACGGGCCGATGGACAAGCTGACCTTCACCGGGATGCGCATCCGCGACACCACCGCCGACGGCATCAACTTCCACGGCGGCGTGACCAATTCGACGGTCACCAACAGCGAGATCCGCAACACCGGTGACGACGGCATCGCGACCTGGGCGGACTCCGCACTGGGCGCCGACGCCAACGACACCATCTCCAACAACACCGTCGAGACCCAGATCCTCGCCAACGGCATCGCGATCTACGGCGGCCACGACAACACCGTCAGCGGCAACCTGGTGCAGGACACCGGCCTCGCGCAGGGCGGCGGCATCCACGTCGGCCAGCGCTTCACCTCCACGCCGGTCGGCACCACCAACATCACCAACAACACCATCATCCGGGCCGGCGGCCTCGACCCGAACTGGCAGTTCGGCGTCGGCGCGCTGTGGTTCGACGGCAGCCAGGGCTCCATCACCGGCCCGATCAACGTCACCAACGCACTGATCGAGCAGAGCCCCTACGAGGCCGTGCAGTGGGTCGAGGGCACGGTCAGCGGGGTCAACCTCAACAACGTGACCATCGCCGGCACCGGCACCTTCGCGTTGCAGGAACAGACCGGCGGCGCCGCGAAGTTCACCAACGTCACCGCGACCGGCGTCGGCGCCTCGACGCCCGTCTACAGCTGCGAGGGCGGCAACTTCGTCGTCACCGACGGCGGCGGCAACTCCGGCATCTCCGGTACTCCGCTGTGCGGCGGCTTCCCCGCCCCGGTCTTCCCGCCCTACCCGGCCAGCGGCGTCACGGCCACCCCGGGCGCGCTCAACTTCGGTTCCGTCGCGACCGGTGCGACCAGCGGCGTGCAGACCGTGACGGTCTCCAACCCGACCGGCGCCGCCGCCGCGGTCTCCGCGCTGTCCGCCTCCGGCGACTTCACGCAGACCAACACCTGCGGTACGTCGGTGCCCGCGAACGGCTCCTGCACCGTCAGCGTCACCTTCAAGCCGACCGCGAACGGGGACCGTACCGGCACCCTGACCGTCACCGCGGGCGGCAACACCAGCACCGTCACCCTGACCGGAACCGGCATCGCGCCGGGGCCGGTGCTCAACACCAACCCGGCGAACCTCTCCTTCGGCGGTACGGTCGTCGGCTCGACGGCCGCCCCGCAGACGGTGACCGTCACCAACTCGGGCACCACCGCGGCCACCGTCTCCGCCGTCGCGGCGACCGGTGACTTCACGCAGACCAACAACTGCGGCGCCCTCGCCGTCGGTTCGTCCTGCGCGGTGACCGTGACCTTCAAGCCGACGGCCGGCGGCACCCGCAACGGGACGCTGACGGTGACCAGCAACGCCAACAACAGCCCGACCACGGTCGCGCTGAGCGGCGCCGGCATCGACAGCAGCACCGACATCGCCGCCGGACGCCCGGCGACGGCGAGTTCCACCAACGGCACCTTCGTCGCCGGCAACGTCACCGACGCGGACGCCTCCACGTACTGGGAGAGCGCCGGCGGCGCCTTCCCGCAGTGGGTCCAGGTCGACCTCGGCCAGAACTACAGCGTCGGCAAGGCCACGTTGAAGCTCCCGCCGTCCACGGCGTGGGCGACGCGTACCGAGACGCTGTCCGTCCAGGGCTCCACCGACGGCAACACGTTCAGCACGCTGGCGCCGTCCTCCGTGCAGACCTTCGACCCCAGCGCCAACAACAACACGGTGACCGTCACCTTCCCGGCGGCCACCGCCCGCTACGTACGGATCAACGTCACCGCCAACTCCGGCTGGAGCGCGGCCCAGCTGTCCGGCCTCCAGGTCTACCCGAGCGGCGGCAGCGGCAACCCGTCCTCGGCGACCCTGGCGGTCACCCCGTCCTCCCTCACCTTCGCCGCCCAGGCGCCCGGCACCACCAGCGGCGCCCAGAACGTGACGGTGACCAACACCGGTACGGCCGCCGCGTCGATCAGCTCGGTCGCCGCGTCGGGCGACTTCGCGCAGACCAACACCTGCGGCAGCTCGCTCGCGGCCAACGCCAGCTGCACCGTCGCGGTGAAGTTCACCCCGACCGCGTCCGGCACCCGCACCGGCACCCTGACGATCAACAGCAACGCGTCCAACAACCCGACCACCGTGGCACTGACCGGCACCGGCACCGGCACGGTCAGCACCAACCTCGCGGCGGGCCGGCCCACCACCGAGTCCAGCCACACCGACGTCTACCCGTCGTCGAACCTGACCGACGGCAACCAGGCCAGCTACTGGGAGAGCGCCAACAACGCCTTCCCGCAGTGGGTCCAGGTCGACCTCGGCTCGGCGCAGAGCGTGAGCAAGGTCGTCCTCCAGCTGCCGGCCGGCTGGGGTTCGCGCAACGAGACGCTGTCGGTCACCGGCAGCACCAACAACAGCACCTTCAGCACCCTCAAGTCGTCCGCGTCCTACGCCTTCACCCCTGGCGCGAACAACACCGTCACGATCACCTTCCCGGCCACCACCCAGCGCTACATCCGGGTGACGGTCACCGCCAACGACGGCTGGCCCGCGGGCCAGCTCTCCGAGGTGCAGGTCTGGAACAGCTGA
- a CDS encoding SCO5918 family protein has protein sequence MRCVIARFSFDLIKDEVEKSMSGVKPEPVTEASVTIGRKQYPIKQVGAIITGQDRRDFTTTEVVRALTRLGFTCHPAPTTTPTL, from the coding sequence ATGCGCTGCGTCATCGCCCGCTTCTCATTCGACCTGATCAAGGACGAGGTCGAGAAATCCATGAGCGGGGTCAAGCCGGAGCCGGTCACGGAGGCGTCCGTGACCATCGGCCGCAAGCAGTACCCCATCAAGCAGGTCGGGGCGATCATCACCGGTCAGGACCGGCGCGACTTCACCACGACGGAGGTCGTCCGCGCCCTCACCCGCCTCGGCTTCACCTGCCACCCGGCCCCCACCACCACCCCCACCCTCTGA